The bacterium genome contains the following window.
CGAAAAGCAGGGCGGCGCGCTAGTCACCATGCCGAGCATTCCGAAGATCGTCGCCGCGCAAAAGGAGGCGGCGGCCGACGCCGGTGTCGCGTTCTGGAATGCGTTCGAGGCGATGGGCGGCGAGGGCTCGATGGCCCGGTGGTATCAATCGAAACCGCGCCTGGCGTCCGGCGATTTCATGCACCCCACGCGCGATGGCGCGAAAGTGCTTGGCGACATGTGGCATGCCGCGCTGATGCGCGGTTTCGCCGCGCACGTCCGTGCGAACGACGCGCCGGGCCAGGCGCCGGCGAAGGCGAAATCGCCGCTGGCCGACGTGCCGGTGCGCTGACGGCCCGATGGACGGCCTTTTCCCGCCTCGCACAAGGCTCGCGCCGGGGTTTTCGCTGCGGCGGATGACGCGAAGCGCGATCGCGCGCGTCACCGATATCATGCTCGCCGCCGAGCCGTGGAAGAGCTACGGCTTTTCCGGCGAGCAGATCCGATCGTTTATCGAGGGATGCGTCAACGCGCGCGTGGCCCGCGTGGTCGTGCGCGACGACGGCGATGAGCCGCCGCCCCTGTGGCACACGGGGGTCGATCCCGCGGCGGTCGTCGGCGTTGTCGTCGTGCAACCCGGATTTCTCGGCGGGCGCTTCCTTGAGATCCTCGCCCTCGACGCGGACGTTCGCGGCCGCGGCCTTGGCCGCGCGATCATCGACGCGATCGGCCGGGAAAGCCCGTTGCAGGTACGTGATTTGTTCGTGCTGGTCGCCGAATCCAACGCGCCGGCGCGTGCGTTCTACGAGCGGCTGGGGTTTCGCCCTGTCGGCCCTCTTCCCGGCCTGATCCGCGAGGACCGGGACGAGATTTTGATCTGGCTGCGGTTTCGGTGAGACAAAAGGCCGGAATGGACATGATGG
Protein-coding sequences here:
- a CDS encoding GNAT family N-acetyltransferase; this translates as MTRSAIARVTDIMLAAEPWKSYGFSGEQIRSFIEGCVNARVARVVVRDDGDEPPPLWHTGVDPAAVVGVVVVQPGFLGGRFLEILALDADVRGRGLGRAIIDAIGRESPLQVRDLFVLVAESNAPARAFYERLGFRPVGPLPGLIREDRDEILIWLRFR